A stretch of the Mycobacterium shigaense genome encodes the following:
- a CDS encoding TMEM165/GDT1 family protein — MPDATLLSLGVVFLAELGDRSQLVTMTYALRYRWWVVLTGVSIAAFLAHGVSVSVGHFLGTALPARPLAFVSAFAFLAFAVWAWREGTGADDVSSTEEHRFALLAVISSFVLAEMSDKTALATLMLASGHDWVGVWIGATLGMVLADGLAIGIGVLLHRRLPRRLLHVLAGLLFAVFGLWILFDAALGWRPVAVAVTSVLAVAAAAAAWAQTRRRRRTPAPIAGRSPEIV, encoded by the coding sequence ATGCCCGACGCGACATTGCTAAGCCTCGGGGTGGTCTTCCTTGCTGAACTCGGCGACAGGTCGCAGCTCGTCACCATGACCTACGCGCTGCGCTACCGATGGTGGGTGGTGCTGACCGGGGTGTCAATCGCGGCGTTTCTGGCGCACGGAGTCTCGGTGTCGGTCGGCCACTTCCTGGGCACCGCACTGCCCGCACGGCCGCTGGCGTTCGTCTCCGCGTTCGCCTTTCTCGCCTTCGCTGTCTGGGCCTGGCGCGAAGGCACCGGCGCCGACGACGTCTCGTCCACCGAAGAACATCGGTTCGCCCTGCTGGCGGTGATCTCGTCTTTCGTCCTGGCCGAGATGAGCGACAAGACGGCGCTGGCCACGCTGATGCTGGCCAGCGGCCACGACTGGGTCGGAGTGTGGATCGGCGCGACGCTGGGCATGGTGTTGGCCGATGGTTTAGCGATCGGAATCGGGGTATTGCTGCACCGTCGCCTGCCGCGCCGGCTGTTGCATGTCTTAGCCGGCCTGCTGTTCGCAGTGTTCGGCCTGTGGATCTTGTTCGACGCCGCTCTCGGCTGGCGGCCGGTGGCTGTGGCCGTCACCTCGGTGCTGGCCGTGGCCGCCGCGGCAGCGGCTTGGGCGCAAACACGGCGCCGACGCCGAACGCCGGCTCCGATCGCCGGGAGGTCGCCGGAAATCGTCTGA
- a CDS encoding transcriptional regulator, translating into MSTTFAARLNRLFDTVYPPGRGPHTSAEVIAALKSEGITMSAPYLSQLRSGNRTNPSSATMAALANFFRIKPAYFTDDEYYEKLDKELAWLAAVREDGVRRIAVRAVGLSPQAQQDIVERVNELRRAEHLDA; encoded by the coding sequence ATGAGCACGACGTTCGCTGCTCGCCTGAACCGCTTGTTCGACACGGTGTATCCGCCCGGACGCGGGCCGCACACGTCCGCGGAGGTGATCGCGGCGCTCAAGTCCGAGGGCATCACGATGTCGGCTCCCTACTTGTCGCAGCTACGCTCCGGCAACCGCACCAACCCGTCGTCGGCGACCATGGCGGCGCTGGCCAACTTCTTCCGGATCAAGCCGGCGTATTTCACCGACGACGAGTACTACGAAAAGCTCGACAAGGAGCTGGCGTGGCTGGCGGCGGTGCGCGAAGACGGGGTGCGCCGCATCGCGGTGCGGGCCGTCGGATTGTCGCCCCAGGCTCAGCAGGACATCGTGGAGCGCGTCAACGAGCTGCGCCGCGCGGAGCACCTCGACGCCTGA
- a CDS encoding DUF6474 family protein produces the protein MGLFRKRKSRATRRAEARAIRARAKLEAKLSAKNEVRRIKGDRRAAEKALKAQIRSQRETDRTALKVAEAELKAAREGKVLSPTRIRRVLTVSRLLAPILTPLIYRGATTVRTLIDQRRADQLGIPLAQIGQFSGHGAHLSARIAGAERSLRQVQERKPKDAETRQFVSAISERLGDLAAAITAAENMPATRRRDAHAAISSQLDGIEADLLARLGLA, from the coding sequence ATGGGCCTGTTCCGCAAACGAAAGAGCCGCGCGACGCGCCGTGCCGAGGCCCGAGCGATCAGGGCCCGCGCCAAGCTGGAAGCCAAGCTGTCCGCCAAGAACGAGGTGCGCCGGATCAAGGGCGATCGCCGTGCCGCGGAAAAGGCGCTCAAGGCGCAGATCCGATCCCAGCGAGAGACCGACCGCACGGCGCTCAAGGTCGCCGAGGCGGAACTCAAGGCGGCCCGGGAAGGGAAGGTGCTGTCACCCACGCGGATCCGCCGGGTGCTGACGGTGTCGCGCCTGCTGGCGCCCATCCTGACGCCGTTGATCTATCGAGGAGCCACCACTGTTCGCACGCTGATCGATCAGCGTCGCGCCGATCAGCTCGGGATCCCGCTGGCTCAGATCGGCCAATTCTCCGGCCACGGCGCCCACCTGTCGGCCCGCATCGCCGGGGCGGAGAGGTCCTTGCGGCAGGTGCAGGAGCGCAAGCCCAAGGACGCCGAGACCCGGCAGTTTGTGTCGGCGATCTCCGAGCGGCTCGGCGACCTGGCGGCGGCCATCACCGCCGCGGAGAACATGCCCGCCACCCGACGGCGGGACGCGCACGCCGCGATCTCCTCGCAGCTCGACGGCATCGAGGCGGACCTGCTGGCCCGGCTCGGGCTGGCCTGA
- a CDS encoding YcnI family copper-binding membrane protein, with amino-acid sequence MPFQPNWISRVLLAVVAAGVLYAGSAVAVPTAWAHVHANSDNAVRGAMAIVTFQVPNESDKGAATTGLTITLPDVASARTETMPGWTAKLDRDAASGTVHSVSWTAAPGGGIPADQFALFLLAVQLPDTETVSFPATQTYADGSVVKWDQPPLPGGGEPEHPVPTLTLAAGPATGHEHHHDHASGPTDHGDQADNTARLLGGAALIVAAAVGSCLVLIRRRA; translated from the coding sequence ATGCCATTTCAGCCGAACTGGATCTCACGCGTCCTGCTCGCGGTCGTCGCGGCGGGCGTGCTCTACGCCGGCTCGGCCGTGGCCGTCCCGACGGCTTGGGCGCACGTGCACGCCAACAGCGACAACGCCGTGCGTGGCGCGATGGCGATCGTGACGTTCCAGGTGCCCAACGAATCCGACAAGGGCGCCGCGACCACCGGGCTGACGATCACGCTGCCCGACGTCGCATCGGCCCGCACCGAAACCATGCCCGGGTGGACGGCCAAGCTCGACCGGGACGCCGCGTCCGGCACCGTGCACTCGGTGTCCTGGACCGCAGCCCCCGGCGGGGGGATTCCAGCCGACCAGTTCGCGCTGTTCCTGCTCGCGGTGCAACTACCCGACACCGAGACCGTCAGCTTCCCCGCCACCCAGACCTACGCCGACGGCTCGGTCGTGAAGTGGGACCAGCCGCCGCTGCCCGGCGGCGGCGAGCCGGAACACCCGGTGCCGACGCTGACCCTCGCCGCGGGGCCAGCGACGGGCCACGAGCACCACCACGACCACGCCAGCGGGCCGACCGACCACGGCGACCAGGCCGACAACACCGCGCGCCTGCTGGGCGGCGCCGCGCTGATCGTGGCCGCGGCCGTGGGCAGCTGTCTCGTGCTGATCCGCCGCAGGGCATGA
- a CDS encoding copper resistance CopC family protein, translating into MRRLAAIAWAATLLVAVALTATLAAPAAAAHATRVSTAPADDAALTTGPDRVSAVFNERLQTTFAAMTVVGPDANVWSTGEPRVQGAVVSIGLRPLGPAGTYTVNYRVTSADGHVVCGSWSFRLTVAGTGTPGPPAATANTGGAIPLWPFVLGAVALMAAAAWWTLRRRP; encoded by the coding sequence ATGAGGCGCCTCGCGGCCATCGCGTGGGCGGCCACGCTGCTGGTCGCCGTGGCATTGACCGCGACCCTGGCCGCGCCGGCCGCCGCTGCGCACGCCACCCGGGTGTCGACCGCCCCGGCCGACGACGCGGCGCTGACGACCGGTCCCGACCGGGTGAGTGCGGTGTTCAACGAACGATTGCAGACCACCTTCGCGGCGATGACCGTCGTAGGACCCGACGCCAACGTCTGGTCTACCGGCGAGCCGCGCGTGCAGGGCGCCGTCGTCAGCATCGGCCTGCGCCCACTCGGGCCGGCCGGCACCTACACCGTGAACTATCGGGTGACGTCCGCCGACGGCCACGTGGTCTGCGGGTCCTGGTCGTTTCGCCTGACGGTGGCCGGGACCGGCACGCCCGGACCTCCCGCCGCGACCGCCAATACCGGCGGCGCCATCCCGCTCTGGCCGTTTGTGCTGGGGGCGGTGGCGCTGATGGCCGCGGCCGCGTGGTGGACGCTGCGGCGCCGACCTTGA
- a CDS encoding Rv3852 family protein, with protein MADPQDHPDSEPDGASTPPEQAPPGNQQVPPEKRPPAKAAAKKAPARKAPAKKAAAKKAPAKKAAAKKAPAEHASPEPPRPPAPPADLQHLLGSNGELAAAAKDAAAQAKSTVDDANNPVAPINTPSTPGQSALPLAFALALSLLALLLIRQLRRRG; from the coding sequence ATGGCAGACCCGCAAGATCACCCCGACAGCGAACCCGACGGCGCATCGACGCCACCCGAGCAGGCGCCGCCGGGCAATCAGCAGGTGCCCCCGGAGAAGAGGCCGCCCGCCAAGGCGGCCGCTAAAAAGGCACCCGCTAGAAAGGCACCGGCCAAAAAGGCGGCCGCAAAGAAGGCTCCGGCCAAAAAGGCGGCCGCTAAAAAGGCACCCGCCGAGCACGCGTCCCCGGAGCCACCGAGGCCCCCGGCGCCGCCGGCGGATCTGCAACACCTGCTGGGGTCCAACGGCGAACTTGCCGCCGCGGCCAAAGATGCCGCGGCGCAAGCGAAATCAACCGTTGACGACGCGAACAACCCGGTCGCCCCGATCAACACGCCATCGACGCCCGGCCAATCGGCGCTGCCGCTGGCGTTTGCGCTGGCGCTCAGCCTGCTCGCGCTCCTGCTGATCCGCCAGCTGCGCCGCCGCGGATGA
- the rraA gene encoding ribonuclease E activity regulator RraA has translation MSVEFTATADLVDSIGPDVRSCDLQFRQFGGRSQFAGPITTVRCFQDNALLKSILSQPSAGGVLVIDGDGSLHSALVGDLIAELARSNGWAGLIVNGAVRDAATLRGIDIGIKALGTNPRKSTKTGAGERDVEVSLGGVTFVPGDTAYSDDDGIVVVAAAG, from the coding sequence ATGAGCGTCGAGTTCACCGCGACGGCCGACCTCGTCGACAGCATCGGGCCCGACGTCCGCAGCTGCGACCTACAGTTCCGCCAGTTCGGCGGGCGCTCGCAATTCGCCGGCCCGATCACCACCGTGCGGTGTTTCCAGGACAACGCGTTGCTGAAATCGATTCTTTCGCAACCGAGTGCGGGCGGAGTGCTGGTGATTGACGGGGACGGTTCGCTGCACAGCGCGCTAGTCGGGGACCTCATCGCCGAATTGGCCCGCTCCAACGGCTGGGCCGGGCTGATCGTCAACGGTGCGGTCCGGGACGCCGCCACCCTGCGCGGCATCGACATCGGCATCAAGGCGCTGGGCACCAATCCACGCAAGAGCACCAAGACGGGCGCGGGTGAACGTGACGTCGAGGTCAGCCTCGGCGGCGTGACGTTCGTCCCCGGCGACACCGCATACAGCGACGACGACGGCATCGTGGTCGTCGCGGCGGCCGGCTAA
- a CDS encoding flavin-containing monooxygenase: protein MTEHLDVLIVGAGISGVSAAWHLQDRCPTKSYAILEKRAAMGGTWDLFRYPGIRSDSDMYTLGFRFRPWTERQAIADGKPILDYVTGTAAMHGIDKHIRLNHKVIDADWSSADNRWTVHIENNGTPDSITCSFLFLCSGYYNYEQGYSPTFLGAEDFTGPIIHPQHWPEDLDYADKNIVVIGSGATAVTLVPALANSGAKHVTMLQRSPTYIVSQPARDKLADRLNRWLPEKAAYTAVRWKNVLQQMMLYQACRRLPQRMRRTLLGYVQRQLPEGYEVEKHFGPHYSPWDERLCLVPNGDLFRAIRHGKAEVVTDVIDRFTPHGIRLASGVELPADIIVTATGLNLQLFGGATATVDGQPVDLTKTMAYKGMMLSGIPNMAYTIGYTNASWTLKADLVSEYVCRLLNYMDTNDFDTVVVEHPGSAVEERPFMEFTPGYVLRSLDELPKQGSRTPWRLNQNYLLDIPLIRRGKIDDEGLKFSKKPAAVTV from the coding sequence ATGACTGAGCACCTCGACGTCCTGATCGTGGGCGCCGGAATCTCCGGCGTGAGCGCCGCCTGGCACCTGCAGGACCGCTGCCCGACCAAGAGCTACGCGATCCTGGAGAAGCGCGCCGCCATGGGCGGCACCTGGGACCTGTTCCGCTACCCAGGAATCCGATCGGACTCCGACATGTACACCCTGGGTTTCCGGTTCCGGCCGTGGACCGAACGCCAGGCGATCGCCGACGGCAAGCCGATCCTGGATTACGTCACGGGCACGGCCGCGATGCACGGCATCGACAAGCACATCCGGCTCAACCACAAGGTCATCGACGCCGACTGGTCCAGCGCGGACAACCGCTGGACGGTGCACATCGAGAACAACGGCACGCCGGACAGCATCACCTGTTCGTTCCTGTTCCTGTGCAGCGGCTACTACAACTACGAGCAGGGCTATTCGCCGACCTTCCTCGGCGCCGAGGATTTCACGGGACCGATCATTCATCCGCAGCACTGGCCGGAGGACCTCGACTACGCCGACAAGAACATCGTCGTCATCGGCAGTGGCGCGACCGCCGTGACTTTGGTTCCCGCACTAGCGAATTCGGGCGCCAAGCACGTCACGATGCTGCAGCGTTCGCCCACTTACATCGTCTCGCAACCGGCCAGGGACAAATTGGCCGACCGGCTCAACCGCTGGCTGCCGGAAAAGGCGGCCTACACCGCGGTGCGTTGGAAGAACGTGCTGCAGCAGATGATGCTCTACCAGGCCTGCCGGAGGCTTCCGCAGCGGATGCGCAGGACGTTGCTGGGCTATGTGCAGCGCCAGCTTCCCGAGGGCTACGAGGTGGAAAAGCACTTCGGCCCGCACTACAGCCCGTGGGACGAGCGGCTGTGCCTGGTGCCCAACGGCGACCTGTTCCGCGCGATTCGTCACGGCAAGGCCGAGGTCGTCACCGACGTCATCGACCGGTTCACCCCGCACGGCATCCGGCTCGCCTCGGGCGTGGAGCTGCCGGCCGACATCATCGTCACGGCAACGGGGCTGAACCTGCAGCTGTTCGGTGGGGCGACCGCCACGGTCGACGGTCAGCCCGTGGACCTGACCAAGACCATGGCCTACAAGGGCATGATGTTGTCCGGAATACCCAACATGGCTTACACCATCGGTTACACCAACGCGTCGTGGACGCTGAAGGCGGACCTGGTGTCGGAGTACGTCTGCCGGTTGCTGAACTACATGGACACCAACGACTTTGACACCGTCGTCGTGGAACACCCGGGCTCGGCTGTCGAAGAGCGCCCGTTCATGGAATTCACTCCGGGTTACGTGCTGCGCTCGCTCGACGAGCTGCCCAAGCAGGGCTCACGCACCCCGTGGCGGCTGAACCAGAACTACCTGCTGGACATCCCGTTGATCCGGCGCGGCAAGATCGACGACGAGGGCTTGAAGTTCTCCAAAAAGCCCGCGGCAGTGACGGTTTAG
- a CDS encoding TetR/AcrR family transcriptional regulator: protein MTAAGSTRTPRGRRSTRPSGDDREQAILSTAERLLAERGIADISVDDLARGAGISRPTFYFYFPSKDAVLLTLFERVIIEADSALEDLVANPPADPKALWRIGINLFVETFGAHRAVSLAAAAARTNNDVAELWSRFMEKWVGHITTVIEAERARGAAPATLPAHHLSAALNLLNEKVMLTTFAAERPSVPNEQVLDTLVHIWVASIYGEAG from the coding sequence GTGACTGCAGCCGGTTCGACCCGCACTCCGCGTGGCCGGCGTTCCACCCGGCCGTCTGGCGACGACCGCGAACAGGCCATTTTGTCCACCGCCGAGCGGCTGCTGGCCGAGCGCGGGATCGCTGACATCTCGGTCGACGACCTGGCCCGGGGGGCGGGTATCTCCCGACCGACCTTCTACTTCTATTTCCCGTCCAAAGACGCGGTGCTGCTCACCCTGTTCGAGCGGGTGATCATCGAGGCCGACTCCGCCCTGGAGGACCTGGTCGCCAATCCGCCCGCAGATCCGAAGGCGCTGTGGCGCATCGGAATCAACCTGTTCGTCGAGACGTTCGGGGCGCATCGCGCGGTGTCGCTGGCCGCCGCGGCCGCCCGCACCAACAACGACGTCGCCGAGTTGTGGTCGCGGTTCATGGAGAAGTGGGTCGGCCACATCACCACCGTCATCGAAGCCGAACGTGCCCGGGGCGCCGCCCCGGCCACCCTGCCGGCCCACCACCTGTCGGCCGCGCTCAACCTGCTCAACGAGAAGGTGATGCTGACGACCTTCGCCGCCGAGCGTCCCTCGGTGCCCAACGAGCAAGTGCTCGACACCCTCGTGCATATCTGGGTCGCCAGTATCTACGGCGAGGCCGGCTAA
- a CDS encoding YoaK family protein, with translation MPPPDDARDSGLPRESLLLGYSAVLALSAGFVNAVALLILALPVGNLTAITTQLGMNTANPWLYEGHVLAAILLGFLAGATMAGAVLAPTRATAGPRHAIVLSIEAALLVLAAAGVEETFVKAQIEALGVELTAVQAMLAAAALGLQNAMTSSFRGMSIRTTHFTGTVTDLGLMLGRARQDGIEKWKAAILVTTLLLFLGGGVAGIVFGSQLGGYSLFIPAATCAIVAAANVLHGRARSAAPVPETAAPARV, from the coding sequence ATGCCGCCGCCGGACGACGCCCGCGACAGCGGGCTGCCCCGCGAAAGTCTCCTGCTCGGCTACAGCGCGGTGCTCGCGCTGTCCGCGGGGTTCGTCAACGCGGTGGCCCTGCTGATCTTGGCGTTGCCGGTCGGCAATCTCACCGCCATCACCACCCAACTGGGCATGAACACCGCTAATCCGTGGCTGTACGAAGGGCACGTGCTTGCAGCGATCCTGCTCGGCTTCCTGGCCGGCGCGACCATGGCCGGAGCGGTGCTGGCGCCCACGCGAGCGACCGCAGGCCCGCGCCACGCCATCGTGCTCAGCATCGAGGCGGCACTGCTCGTGCTCGCCGCCGCCGGCGTGGAAGAGACCTTCGTCAAGGCGCAGATCGAAGCCCTCGGAGTCGAGCTGACCGCAGTCCAGGCGATGCTCGCCGCCGCCGCCCTGGGCCTGCAGAATGCGATGACCTCGAGTTTCCGCGGAATGTCGATCCGCACCACGCACTTCACCGGAACCGTCACCGACCTCGGACTGATGCTCGGGCGCGCCCGGCAAGACGGGATCGAGAAGTGGAAGGCCGCGATCCTGGTGACGACGCTGTTGCTGTTCCTCGGCGGCGGCGTCGCCGGGATCGTGTTCGGCTCTCAACTTGGCGGATACTCGCTGTTCATTCCCGCAGCGACGTGCGCCATCGTGGCCGCGGCCAATGTCCTGCACGGCCGCGCTCGCAGCGCCGCCCCTGTTCCCGAGACCGCCGCACCGGCGCGCGTCTGA
- a CDS encoding PHP domain-containing protein, which yields MDPVTALRQIAYYKDRSRQDPKRVMAYRNAADIVEGLDDAERERHGQDNSWQTLPGIGPKTAKVIAQAWAGREPDALIELRDAATNLGGGEIRTALRGDLHLHSNWSDGSAPIEEMMATAAALGHEYCALTDHSPRLTIANGLSPERLCKQLEAIDRLRDGFAPMRILTGIEVDILEDGSLDQEPELLERLDVVVASVHSKLSMDAAAMTRRMVRAVSGGHADVLGHCTGRLVAGNRGIRPESKFDAEAVFTACRDYGTAVEINSRPERRDPPTRLLKLALEIGCVFSIDTDAHAPGQLDFLGYGAQRALDAGVPVDRIVNTWPVDRLLDWTAAN from the coding sequence ATGGACCCGGTGACCGCGCTGCGACAGATCGCGTATTACAAGGATCGGAGCCGGCAGGACCCCAAACGCGTGATGGCGTACCGCAATGCCGCCGACATCGTCGAGGGCTTAGACGACGCCGAGCGGGAGCGGCACGGGCAGGACAACAGCTGGCAGACGCTGCCGGGCATCGGGCCCAAGACCGCCAAGGTCATCGCGCAGGCCTGGGCCGGTCGCGAGCCGGACGCACTGATCGAATTACGCGACGCCGCAACGAATCTCGGTGGCGGCGAGATCCGGACCGCGCTGCGCGGGGATCTGCATCTGCATTCGAACTGGTCGGACGGTTCGGCCCCGATCGAGGAGATGATGGCGACCGCGGCCGCATTGGGCCACGAGTATTGCGCGCTGACCGATCATTCCCCGCGGTTGACGATCGCCAACGGCCTGTCGCCGGAGCGGTTGTGCAAACAGCTCGAGGCGATCGACCGGTTGCGCGACGGGTTCGCACCGATGCGCATCCTCACCGGCATCGAGGTGGACATCCTCGAGGACGGCAGCCTGGATCAGGAGCCCGAGCTGTTAGAGCGGCTGGACGTGGTGGTGGCCAGCGTGCATTCGAAGCTGTCGATGGATGCGGCGGCGATGACGCGGCGGATGGTGCGTGCGGTGTCCGGTGGCCACGCCGACGTGCTCGGCCATTGCACCGGCCGGCTGGTCGCGGGCAACCGGGGCATCCGGCCCGAATCCAAGTTCGACGCCGAGGCGGTGTTCACCGCGTGCCGCGACTACGGAACCGCGGTGGAGATCAACTCCCGGCCCGAGCGCCGCGACCCACCGACGCGGCTGCTGAAGCTGGCGCTGGAGATTGGCTGCGTGTTCAGCATCGACACCGACGCCCACGCCCCCGGTCAGCTGGATTTCCTGGGCTACGGGGCGCAGCGCGCGCTGGACGCCGGGGTGCCCGTCGACCGGATTGTCAACACCTGGCCGGTCGACCGGCTGCTGGACTGGACGGCGGCGAACTAA
- a CDS encoding LLM class F420-dependent oxidoreductase, with the protein MRFAFKTSPQNTTWADMLAVWQAADDIDVYQSGWTFDHFYPIFSDSSGPCLEGWTTLTALAQATQRLRLGTLVTGIHYRHPAVLANMAAALDIISGGRLELGIGAGWNEEESGAYGIELGSVKERFDRFEEACAVLTSLLSESITDFDGNYYQLKGARNEPKGPQRPHPPICIGGSGEKRTLRITARYAQHWNFVGGPTDVFAHKRDVLAAHCADIGRDPKEITLSAHLRLEPDLDYGKVVADAAGLAAEGLNLGIIYLPAPHDPAVLEPLAEAIRDSGLLG; encoded by the coding sequence ATGCGATTCGCGTTCAAAACCTCCCCGCAGAACACCACCTGGGCCGACATGCTCGCGGTATGGCAGGCCGCCGACGACATCGATGTCTACCAGTCCGGCTGGACCTTCGACCACTTCTACCCGATCTTCTCCGACAGCAGCGGGCCCTGCCTGGAGGGCTGGACGACGCTGACCGCGCTGGCGCAGGCCACCCAGCGACTGCGCCTGGGCACCCTGGTCACCGGCATCCACTACCGTCATCCAGCCGTGTTGGCGAATATGGCCGCCGCACTTGACATCATCTCCGGCGGGCGTCTCGAGCTCGGTATCGGCGCCGGGTGGAACGAGGAGGAATCGGGCGCCTACGGCATTGAGCTCGGCAGCGTCAAGGAACGCTTCGACCGGTTCGAGGAGGCCTGCGCGGTGCTGACCAGCCTGCTCAGCGAATCGATCACCGACTTCGACGGGAATTACTACCAACTCAAGGGCGCACGCAACGAGCCTAAGGGCCCGCAGCGCCCGCACCCACCGATCTGCATCGGTGGCAGCGGGGAAAAACGGACCCTGCGCATCACCGCACGCTACGCCCAGCATTGGAACTTCGTCGGCGGCCCAACCGACGTGTTCGCCCACAAGCGCGACGTGCTTGCCGCGCACTGCGCTGACATCGGGCGCGATCCGAAAGAGATCACGCTGTCGGCGCACCTGCGCCTGGAGCCCGACTTGGATTACGGCAAGGTCGTCGCCGACGCGGCCGGGCTGGCCGCGGAGGGATTGAATCTGGGCATCATCTATCTCCCCGCGCCGCACGACCCCGCCGTCCTCGAACCGCTGGCCGAGGCGATCCGGGACTCGGGATTGCTGGGCTAG